From one Triticum aestivum cultivar Chinese Spring chromosome 4B, IWGSC CS RefSeq v2.1, whole genome shotgun sequence genomic stretch:
- the LOC123092094 gene encoding acyl carrier protein 2, mitochondrial — MAAAARNLVLRHLRLAAAPASSVALRPAAALQGALSGRRWMSSEDAKGSFLDKDEVTERTIKVVKNFQKIDDPSKVKADAHFKDDLGLDSLDAVEVVMSLEEEFGSEIPDNEADKIDSIKAAVDFIASHPKAK, encoded by the exons atggcggcggcggcgaggaaccTGGTGCTACGGCACCTCCGCTTGGCCGCGGCCCCCGCGTCGTCGGTGGCCCTCAGGCCGGCAGCGGCGCTGCAGGGGGCCCTGTCGGGGCGGCGGTGGATGTCGTCAGAGGACGCCAAGGGGTCGTTCCTGGACAAGGACGAGGTCACCGAGCGCACCATCAAGGTCGTCAAGAACTTCCAGAAGATCGACGACCCATCCAAG GTGAAAGCAGATGCCCACTTCAAGGATGATCTTGGCCTAGACAGTTTGGATGCAGTAGAGGTTGTTATGTCCTTGGAAGAGGAATTTGGCTCTGAGATACCTGACAATGAAGCTGACAAAATTGACTCCATTAAAGCTGCAGTGGACTTCATCGCCTCGCACCCCAAAGCCAAATGA